Proteins encoded within one genomic window of Actinomycetes bacterium:
- a CDS encoding lysine 2,3-aminomutase, which translates to MAEVETTRFQPITLANISKAPQWAMLDDELREAVQVVGQVLPFRTNSYVMDALIDWSRVPDDPIFQLVFPQPGMLSEENYRAVADRLASGAAPKEIKGLVSEIRAELNPHPAGQQTDNVPMLDGEEVPGVQHKYRETMLFFPSQGQTCHAYCTFCFRWAQFVGDPSLRFKNNDAEQLCNYLAEHREISDLLFTGGDPMIMKASVFARYIDALLADPRLEHVQTVRIGTKSVGYWPQRFVSDDDADEMLALFDRIVASGRTLAVMGHYSHPVELSTEVSRAAVSRIRATGANIRMQSPLIRHVNDDVTAWQELWKTGVRLGCIPYYMFVERDTGARNYFELPLVDCWNTFREAYSGVSGIARTVRGPSMSAWPGKVHVLGVRDVAGEQAFVLEYLQCRRPELVKQPFFAKFDPNATWFDQLQPLSPADAPMFPQNWPSEPEPVRNITTELPVLVN; encoded by the coding sequence ATGGCTGAAGTTGAAACGACCCGGTTCCAACCGATCACGCTGGCAAATATCAGCAAAGCGCCGCAATGGGCCATGCTCGACGACGAGCTCCGCGAAGCAGTACAAGTAGTCGGACAAGTGCTGCCGTTCCGAACGAACAGCTACGTCATGGATGCGTTGATCGACTGGTCCCGGGTTCCGGACGACCCGATTTTCCAGTTGGTTTTCCCGCAACCCGGCATGCTGTCGGAGGAGAATTACCGGGCCGTCGCTGATCGACTGGCCTCCGGGGCTGCCCCGAAAGAGATCAAGGGCCTCGTTTCGGAAATCCGTGCTGAACTCAATCCACACCCCGCCGGGCAGCAAACTGACAACGTCCCGATGCTAGACGGGGAAGAGGTGCCAGGAGTCCAGCACAAATACCGGGAGACGATGTTGTTCTTCCCCTCACAGGGGCAGACTTGCCACGCCTACTGCACGTTCTGTTTCCGGTGGGCCCAGTTCGTCGGGGATCCGTCGTTGCGGTTCAAGAACAACGATGCTGAGCAGTTGTGCAACTACCTCGCCGAACACCGAGAGATTTCTGATCTGCTCTTCACCGGTGGCGATCCCATGATCATGAAAGCGAGTGTGTTCGCTCGCTATATTGATGCGCTGCTCGCCGATCCACGGCTAGAGCACGTACAAACCGTTCGGATCGGCACCAAGAGTGTGGGCTACTGGCCGCAGCGGTTCGTCAGTGATGATGATGCCGACGAGATGCTGGCCCTCTTTGATCGAATCGTGGCGAGTGGCCGCACGCTGGCTGTCATGGGTCACTACTCCCACCCGGTGGAACTGTCCACCGAGGTCTCACGCGCCGCTGTTTCTCGTATTCGCGCCACCGGCGCAAACATCAGGATGCAGAGCCCACTGATCCGGCATGTGAACGACGACGTCACTGCCTGGCAAGAGTTGTGGAAGACCGGCGTCCGGCTCGGATGTATTCCGTACTACATGTTTGTTGAGCGGGACACCGGTGCCCGGAACTATTTCGAGCTCCCACTGGTGGACTGCTGGAATACCTTCCGGGAGGCGTACTCGGGAGTCTCCGGCATCGCTCGTACTGTGCGTGGTCCGTCGATGTCGGCGTGGCCCGGCAAAGTACACGTGCTGGGAGTGCGTGACGTCGCAGGTGAGCAGGCGTTCGTTCTCGAATACTTGCAGTGCCGCAGGCCGGAACTGGTGAAGCAGCCGTTCTTCGCAAAGTTTGATCCCAATGCGACCTGGTTCGACCAACTGCAGCCGCTGAGTCCGGCTGACGCGCCGATGTTCCCGCAGAACTGGCCGAGTGAGCCTGAGCCGGTCAGGAACATCACTACGGAACTACCAGTACTGGTGAACTAG
- a CDS encoding thioesterase family protein, translated as MARLSLTQVDRDIFTGWCHSGSPLRAFGGQVAAQALVAAGRTVPDPERRVHSLHAYFLRPGRTTDHIVYMVDRPRDGRSFSTRRIRAVQYGETIFTMSASFAIPQQGPAHG; from the coding sequence CTGGCACGACTCAGCCTTACGCAGGTAGACCGAGATATCTTCACCGGCTGGTGCCACTCGGGATCGCCCCTGCGGGCCTTCGGCGGACAAGTTGCCGCACAAGCGCTCGTGGCTGCTGGCAGAACGGTGCCAGACCCGGAACGACGAGTTCATTCGCTTCATGCCTACTTCTTACGACCCGGGCGCACCACGGATCACATTGTCTACATGGTGGATAGACCTCGCGACGGCCGGTCCTTCAGTACCAGACGAATTCGGGCGGTCCAGTACGGCGAGACCATCTTTACGATGTCGGCATCCTTCGCCATACCGCAGCAAGGGCCCGCTCACGGG
- a CDS encoding M23 family metallopeptidase yields the protein MPGMPAATDNQDESTDGRGQQANGNKDAAKNSDDAEENYNPAEGENLRGDRSGAGQGIDEAKARKAAELAVNKARIKLEKARATYRLDQLAAKQVNERSERWAKRAAESRRDMGNIARAAYTSGGDDLNLLATLLAAESPQEVLSGAGTAAAVAGYKHEEWLKALRAQERANDLATEAEDILDRSRNRLDRAKANVAAALELAESVNLEIAPTKKVPPVDLETKSDWVFPTGKGKISSQAGMRLHPILRYVRCHAGADITAPSGTPIFAVDDGIVLKAGSNGGYGNYTLITHGKGLSSAYAHQQVLLVKTGDRVRRGQLIGEVGSTGLSTGAHLHFEAKYHGKAYDPRGWLEDAPELRVPAC from the coding sequence ATGCCAGGGATGCCGGCAGCCACCGATAATCAAGATGAGTCGACAGACGGGCGAGGTCAGCAGGCCAACGGCAACAAAGATGCTGCGAAGAACAGCGATGATGCGGAAGAAAACTACAACCCCGCTGAGGGCGAGAACCTCCGTGGCGATCGCAGCGGAGCCGGGCAAGGGATCGACGAGGCTAAGGCACGCAAGGCCGCCGAGTTAGCAGTCAATAAAGCTCGCATCAAACTGGAGAAAGCCCGCGCCACTTACCGACTGGATCAACTGGCAGCGAAACAGGTCAATGAACGCTCGGAACGCTGGGCAAAGCGCGCTGCTGAATCCCGGCGCGATATGGGCAATATCGCTCGCGCGGCCTACACCAGCGGGGGCGATGACTTGAACCTGCTGGCTACCTTGCTTGCAGCGGAATCACCGCAAGAGGTTCTTAGCGGAGCAGGTACTGCGGCCGCAGTGGCTGGATACAAGCACGAGGAGTGGCTCAAGGCACTCCGCGCGCAGGAACGCGCCAACGATCTAGCAACTGAGGCCGAGGACATCCTCGACCGCTCCCGTAACCGGCTCGATCGCGCCAAAGCAAACGTTGCCGCCGCACTCGAGCTAGCGGAATCGGTGAATCTCGAGATCGCCCCCACCAAGAAAGTTCCGCCGGTCGATTTGGAAACTAAGAGTGACTGGGTCTTCCCCACTGGCAAGGGAAAAATCAGTAGCCAGGCAGGTATGCGGTTGCACCCCATCCTGCGATACGTCCGGTGCCACGCCGGCGCCGACATCACCGCACCTAGTGGAACACCAATCTTCGCCGTCGATGACGGCATAGTGCTAAAGGCTGGCTCAAATGGCGGCTACGGCAACTACACGCTGATCACTCACGGCAAGGGGTTGTCCAGCGCGTACGCCCATCAGCAGGTACTACTTGTGAAGACTGGTGACCGAGTTCGCCGTGGCCAGTTAATCGGGGAAGTGGGAAGCACCGGCTTGTCGACGGGAGCCCACCTGCACTTCGAAGCCAAGTACCACGGCAAGGCATATGACCCTAGGGGCTGGCTCGAGGATGCCCCAGAACTTCGAGTTCCTGCCTGCTAG
- a CDS encoding S8 family serine peptidase, with amino-acid sequence MSFMGLASAAITASLLVAGTPAVASPSAADRGSGPPLAAAAAEGPDSSQGNYLVELASDPPDSMRRVLRTSGVYVDPEQVEIISGPIYSGGVVELTEYEAQQAARSGSVKTVTPNLTVSVQAPEQPASLTEAKTTPWNLSRVNQRKLPLDNMYKPFGQGDGVHAYIVDSGVNLSLPQFQGRVGRSAFVPAAGANAEDCNGHGTHVAGTVASSSYGVATGAIIHSVRVLNCAGSGTIADVISGLNWVAANVERPAIVNASLGVPGRYEALDTAVKDLRAMGILMVVAAGNDGGNSCNFSFAGSPGVVTVGATSQSDAATKFSNSGSCLDVWAPGDDIPSLSMTGGTSIRSGTSMAAPAVVGVAAILWGQNPNLGPVDIERSILETATNNVVDESSSAQPSPNKMVYVARALTAPDKVKKLKIAKAKSKSIKVTWKEPADTGGTAIKKYQTRIKKGSKWTSWKSQKPKADKKSKFAKTWDGLKSGKKVVMQVRAKNGQGMGPAAKVKGKTKK; translated from the coding sequence ATGTCGTTCATGGGGCTTGCTAGTGCTGCGATCACGGCATCCCTGCTTGTCGCAGGAACTCCGGCCGTGGCTAGCCCATCGGCCGCTGACCGCGGGAGCGGACCTCCGTTGGCGGCGGCGGCGGCTGAGGGCCCCGATTCGTCGCAAGGCAACTACCTGGTCGAGTTAGCCTCCGACCCCCCCGATTCGATGCGCAGAGTGCTGAGAACGAGTGGAGTTTACGTCGATCCAGAGCAGGTCGAAATCATCAGCGGCCCGATCTACAGCGGCGGCGTGGTCGAACTGACCGAATATGAAGCCCAACAGGCTGCCCGGTCAGGTTCCGTGAAAACGGTCACCCCGAATCTCACGGTATCGGTGCAGGCACCGGAACAGCCGGCGTCGCTCACCGAGGCGAAGACAACACCGTGGAACCTCAGCAGAGTTAACCAACGAAAGCTGCCACTAGACAATATGTACAAACCCTTCGGGCAAGGGGATGGAGTTCACGCGTACATCGTGGATTCGGGAGTCAATCTGAGCTTGCCGCAGTTTCAGGGGCGTGTCGGCCGCAGCGCTTTCGTTCCTGCCGCCGGGGCCAACGCAGAAGATTGCAACGGTCACGGTACTCACGTGGCGGGCACTGTGGCGTCAAGTTCCTATGGCGTGGCCACCGGAGCGATCATTCACTCTGTGCGGGTGCTCAACTGCGCGGGCAGTGGCACCATCGCTGATGTCATCAGTGGCCTGAACTGGGTAGCCGCCAATGTTGAACGCCCAGCGATTGTTAACGCGAGTCTCGGAGTTCCCGGCCGCTACGAGGCATTGGACACTGCGGTGAAAGATCTGCGTGCCATGGGAATCCTGATGGTCGTTGCCGCAGGGAACGATGGCGGAAACTCCTGTAACTTCTCGTTCGCCGGATCTCCTGGTGTGGTGACCGTCGGCGCAACAAGTCAGAGCGATGCAGCAACTAAATTCTCCAACAGTGGCTCGTGTCTCGACGTGTGGGCACCTGGAGACGATATTCCTTCGTTGTCGATGACCGGCGGAACGTCGATCCGCAGTGGCACGTCGATGGCTGCGCCAGCAGTAGTAGGCGTGGCAGCGATCCTATGGGGCCAAAATCCCAACCTGGGGCCAGTGGACATCGAACGCAGCATCCTCGAAACCGCGACCAACAACGTCGTTGATGAATCGTCTTCTGCGCAACCGAGCCCAAACAAGATGGTCTATGTAGCGCGCGCGTTGACGGCGCCTGACAAAGTCAAGAAGTTGAAGATCGCCAAGGCCAAAAGCAAGAGCATCAAAGTCACCTGGAAAGAACCAGCAGACACTGGCGGTACCGCCATCAAGAAGTATCAGACTCGAATCAAAAAAGGCTCGAAGTGGACCTCATGGAAGTCCCAAAAGCCGAAGGCCGATAAGAAATCCAAATTCGCTAAGACTTGGGATGGCCTGAAGTCAGGAAAAAAGGTCGTCATGCAGGTCCGAGCCAAAAATGGACAGGGGATGGGCCCCGCCGCCAAGGTTAAAGGTAAGACTAAGAAATAG
- a CDS encoding hemolysin family protein: MTPWFLLLLVVLLLGLQAIFVAAEFSLVTLDRSSVESDAEEGDRKARGVLAGLRSLSTQLSGAQVGITITSLIVGYLAEPAIAELLRTPMAALGLPEQSSLAISLALALIIATAAQMVLGELIPKNAAIAQPRRVAELVTPAQRFFTKLCTPVIWVTNGTANWLLRRMGIEPVEELASARSPQELASLVRHSGASGTLPSGTAVLIDRTLRFGDHTAEDVMTPRTRLEVVQRSQPVAEILQLSRKTGLSRFPVIGADGLDDVVGVASLRDALRVPTSDRGRATVGSVMSAVARVPESLELGGLLRLVRTGNHLVLVVDEYGGTAGIATLEDLVEELVGEVADEYDRPALRSRRYQDGSWLLSGLLRPEEMRELGVPTADDPDYETLAGLIMKDLGRVANSGDQVKIPGWLLTVHGMDGRRIDAVVAVPQPESAPDAGTEPESGEQQS; encoded by the coding sequence GTGACTCCCTGGTTTCTGCTCCTGCTGGTGGTGTTGCTTCTCGGGCTGCAGGCAATCTTTGTGGCGGCAGAGTTCAGTCTCGTAACTTTGGACCGCTCCTCGGTCGAGTCCGATGCTGAGGAGGGCGATCGCAAGGCCCGGGGGGTTCTCGCCGGCCTACGCAGTCTCTCGACGCAACTGTCCGGGGCTCAGGTCGGCATCACCATCACATCCCTGATTGTGGGCTATCTGGCGGAACCGGCTATCGCCGAACTGCTCCGGACCCCGATGGCTGCGCTCGGTCTTCCCGAGCAATCATCGCTTGCCATCAGTTTGGCGCTGGCCTTGATCATCGCGACTGCGGCCCAAATGGTTCTGGGCGAACTCATTCCCAAGAACGCTGCTATTGCCCAACCGCGCCGAGTGGCTGAACTCGTCACCCCAGCACAGCGATTCTTCACAAAATTGTGCACCCCCGTCATTTGGGTAACAAATGGCACCGCTAACTGGCTACTACGTCGTATGGGGATTGAACCTGTCGAGGAACTCGCTAGCGCTCGCAGCCCACAAGAGCTCGCCTCACTGGTGCGGCACTCCGGCGCCTCGGGGACGCTCCCTTCGGGGACTGCCGTCCTGATCGATCGCACGTTGCGCTTTGGTGATCACACGGCTGAGGACGTGATGACTCCTCGCACTCGGCTGGAGGTCGTCCAGCGGTCACAGCCGGTTGCGGAGATTCTCCAGTTGAGTCGCAAAACTGGTCTGTCCCGCTTCCCCGTCATCGGCGCCGATGGTCTCGATGATGTGGTTGGCGTCGCGTCGCTGCGCGACGCGTTGCGAGTTCCGACTTCAGATCGTGGTCGGGCCACCGTGGGTTCGGTCATGTCGGCGGTAGCCCGAGTCCCGGAGTCGTTGGAGCTAGGTGGTCTGCTGCGGTTGGTTCGAACCGGCAACCATCTCGTCTTGGTGGTTGACGAGTACGGCGGTACTGCCGGCATTGCCACGCTGGAGGACCTCGTGGAAGAACTTGTCGGCGAAGTGGCCGATGAGTACGACCGTCCGGCGTTGCGCAGTCGTCGATACCAGGACGGTAGTTGGCTGCTGTCTGGTCTGCTACGTCCTGAGGAAATGCGTGAACTAGGTGTCCCGACCGCGGATGATCCTGACTATGAAACGCTCGCGGGTCTGATCATGAAGGACCTCGGTCGAGTGGCAAATAGTGGTGACCAGGTCAAGATCCCCGGCTGGCTACTGACCGTGCACGGCATGGACGGTCGCCGGATCGATGCTGTAGTGGCGGTGCCGCAGCCGGAATCCGCGCCTGACGCTGGCACTGAACCCGAAAGCGGGGAGCAGCAGTCATGA